In Paenibacillus algicola, a genomic segment contains:
- a CDS encoding sugar phosphate isomerase/epimerase family protein, whose translation MKLGVSSYSLFQAMNAGHMNILEAIDWVAENGGEHIEIVPGLGFSFEEQPELEEKLISKAKSAGIEISNYAIGANFLTDTEDQYEAEIARVISEVDRVHRLGAKLMRHDVASRQDTSIRNFNQDLERIAAACQRIADHAREYGITTSLENHGYYVQASDRVQSVIHAVNRDNFKTTLDVGNFVCVDEDPLTAVNNNLPYASMVHIKDFYVRPAHRNPGEGWFKSAGGRYLRGAIAGQGDLDMVEIIRSIKSSGYDGFLSIEYEGMEECTKGTRIALHNVKRIWSEV comes from the coding sequence CGTACAGCCTGTTTCAGGCCATGAATGCCGGACATATGAATATTCTGGAGGCGATAGACTGGGTAGCCGAGAATGGCGGAGAGCATATTGAGATCGTACCGGGACTCGGCTTCAGCTTTGAGGAGCAGCCGGAGCTCGAGGAGAAGCTGATCAGCAAGGCGAAGTCTGCAGGTATTGAAATTTCGAACTATGCGATCGGCGCTAATTTCTTGACCGATACGGAAGATCAATATGAAGCAGAAATTGCCCGGGTCATCTCCGAGGTGGATCGCGTTCACCGCCTGGGAGCAAAGCTGATGCGCCATGACGTGGCTTCCCGTCAGGACACATCAATAAGGAATTTTAATCAGGACCTGGAGCGGATCGCTGCAGCCTGTCAACGGATTGCAGACCATGCCAGAGAATACGGTATTACGACCAGCCTGGAGAACCACGGCTATTACGTCCAGGCCAGCGACCGCGTGCAAAGTGTGATCCATGCCGTAAATCGGGACAATTTCAAGACCACGCTGGATGTCGGCAATTTTGTCTGTGTGGATGAAGATCCACTGACTGCCGTGAACAACAATCTGCCCTATGCTTCTATGGTGCATATAAAGGATTTCTACGTCCGTCCTGCTCACCGCAATCCCGGAGAAGGCTGGTTCAAGAGCGCAGGCGGCCGCTATCTCCGCGGTGCCATCGCCGGTCAGGGGGATCTGGATATGGTTGAAATCATTCGCAGCATTAAATCTTCCGGCTACGATGGCTTCTTGTCCATTGAATACGAAGGCATGGAGGAGTGCACCAAAGGCACCCGAATTGCCCTTCACAACGTCAAGCGGATTTGGAGCGAGGTCTAG
- a CDS encoding aldo/keto reductase: MKYRRLGRTELKVSVVGVGTWQFGGDWGKDFSQKDVDGILGCAKDLGINLIDTAECYGPHHMSERFIGDFLKRDRREDWVIASKFGHRWHDHWENAWSVDEIRTQLEESLRALNTDYIDLYQFHSGSDEVFNHDDLWTMLDKQVQAGSIRNLGISIGSNQNVYQTDKATDVNAKAIQVIYNRIDQAPEQEVFPSCQRQDLGVLARVPLASGYLSGKYKPGAVFTDNVRKNHEREEMDKKLRLVEQIQRSEVPDGVGMAEWALAWCLQHSAVSCVIPGCKSIEQVKSNARAVEIGMVKEDHPAAWK; this comes from the coding sequence ATGAAATACAGAAGATTAGGGCGTACAGAGCTTAAAGTATCCGTCGTGGGCGTAGGCACCTGGCAGTTTGGCGGCGATTGGGGAAAAGATTTCAGCCAAAAGGATGTGGATGGCATTCTGGGCTGTGCAAAGGACCTGGGAATCAATCTGATTGACACGGCGGAGTGCTACGGTCCGCATCATATGTCAGAACGGTTCATCGGTGATTTTTTGAAGCGAGACCGCCGGGAGGATTGGGTTATTGCTTCCAAATTCGGTCATCGGTGGCATGACCACTGGGAAAACGCATGGAGTGTGGATGAGATCCGTACCCAGCTTGAGGAATCCTTGCGAGCGTTGAACACGGACTACATTGATTTGTACCAATTCCATTCCGGTTCGGATGAGGTATTTAATCATGATGACCTGTGGACGATGCTGGATAAGCAGGTTCAAGCCGGGAGCATTCGCAATTTGGGCATTTCGATCGGCAGCAACCAAAATGTGTACCAGACGGATAAGGCTACCGATGTGAACGCAAAAGCGATTCAAGTGATTTATAATCGCATTGATCAAGCGCCGGAGCAGGAAGTGTTCCCATCCTGTCAGCGGCAAGACCTGGGTGTACTGGCAAGGGTTCCGCTGGCGAGCGGATATTTAAGCGGCAAATACAAGCCGGGAGCGGTCTTTACAGACAATGTGCGCAAGAATCATGAACGGGAAGAGATGGATAAGAAGCTGCGTCTCGTGGAGCAGATCCAGCGCTCTGAAGTGCCGGATGGCGTGGGGATGGCAGAATGGGCTCTGGCATGGTGTTTGCAGCACTCCGCAGTCAGCTGCGTAATACCGGGATGTAAGAGCATTGAGCAGGTGAAGTCGAACGCGAGAGCCGTGGAGATAGGCATGGTGAAGGAAGACCACCCGGCTGCTTGGAAGTAA
- a CDS encoding MFS transporter — MQAEWKQPGAESAVRSSASSASLWHNRPFLLLLSGYSLSVFGNGFQSIALSLWILETTGSARMMSLVMGIYMLSSLLFGAVAGTVSDRSNRIRLMTAADLLRALCTAGIALVIGLAPQLTFAVLILVGMTAVSGLFHSPSMQTSLVRFAGQDQIQRSTSLVNIMENIARVSGLALGGVVITWFGGVAAIWVDSFTFILSAILISQAGAYIAARERQGIRAGEGEELAAPPDPVQESLNCKSHPPRKKLLSEMWSGLQFMKNDAAARAVMILSPSLMLFFTSCLMLIQVVAVKVWKVNPAGFGLIEAAFPVGYLTGSFLILTLDQRLRRRGWLIFAGIFSLGPVFVLMTFSRSLVISVLLIFAAGFMFAFATLLVQILLRLRVQPDMLGRAFGILGSLTSVLPPAGLALSAFAADLYGPAPTLLIIGLLLSVLGILSFAGLKPIRDFD, encoded by the coding sequence ATGCAAGCTGAGTGGAAACAGCCGGGAGCAGAAAGCGCCGTGCGGTCGTCTGCAAGCAGTGCCTCACTATGGCATAACCGGCCCTTTTTGCTGCTTCTGTCCGGCTATTCTCTGAGTGTGTTTGGCAATGGATTTCAGTCGATTGCGCTGAGTCTGTGGATTCTGGAAACGACAGGCAGTGCCAGGATGATGTCATTGGTGATGGGCATCTACATGCTAAGCTCGCTTTTATTCGGGGCGGTAGCAGGAACCGTGTCGGACCGGAGTAACCGGATTCGGCTGATGACAGCAGCAGATCTGCTGCGAGCCTTGTGCACGGCAGGCATTGCCCTGGTGATCGGGCTGGCGCCGCAGCTTACCTTTGCGGTATTGATTCTTGTTGGAATGACAGCGGTATCCGGGCTTTTTCATTCTCCCTCGATGCAGACCTCTCTCGTTCGGTTTGCCGGGCAGGACCAGATCCAGCGCTCTACGAGCCTGGTCAACATTATGGAGAACATTGCGCGTGTCAGCGGCCTGGCACTGGGTGGTGTTGTCATTACGTGGTTCGGAGGCGTGGCTGCGATCTGGGTGGACAGCTTTACCTTCATTTTGTCAGCCATCCTGATCTCACAGGCAGGAGCCTATATCGCAGCAAGGGAGCGTCAGGGCATAAGGGCGGGAGAGGGAGAGGAGCTTGCTGCTCCGCCAGACCCGGTACAGGAGTCCTTGAACTGTAAGAGCCATCCACCGCGCAAAAAGCTGCTCAGCGAGATGTGGAGCGGTCTTCAATTCATGAAAAACGATGCTGCCGCGCGGGCTGTCATGATTTTGTCTCCGTCCCTGATGCTGTTCTTTACCTCCTGTCTCATGCTCATTCAGGTTGTAGCCGTTAAAGTGTGGAAGGTGAATCCAGCGGGCTTTGGCCTGATTGAAGCCGCCTTTCCGGTAGGCTACCTGACGGGATCTTTTCTCATTCTGACGCTGGATCAACGGCTTCGCCGGCGCGGCTGGCTGATCTTTGCGGGCATTTTCTCACTGGGTCCCGTGTTCGTGCTGATGACCTTTAGCCGCAGTCTGGTCATTTCCGTGCTCCTCATCTTTGCGGCGGGGTTCATGTTTGCCTTTGCAACGCTGCTGGTGCAAATCCTGCTTCGCCTGCGGGTTCAGCCGGATATGCTCGGTCGTGCCTTTGGCATTCTGGGCTCCCTGACCAGTGTCCTGCCGCCAGCGGGGCTGGCCCTGTCTGCCTTTGCAGCCGATCTTTACGGCCCGGCTCCAACGCTGCTGATCATCGGACTGCTGCTGTCGGTTCTTGGAATATTAAGCTTCGCCGGGTTGAAGCCGATCAGAGATTTTGATTAA
- a CDS encoding LacI family DNA-binding transcriptional regulator, whose protein sequence is MRKFTMKDIAREAGVSVATVSYILNKAPGQSISEETRQRVQEIASRLHYVPSLTARSLVKGKSGMLALLYSRSDNDSQWKQLYYGALCERMEALCKAEGYHLLVMGVDADQPKLDIIQQREIDGVLLVDVKKEVFPDISVHFHRGVPVVLLDSIIEDPLFHKVVLDYPAAFQRWREQVGEAAGGGFLIMGTRVNEELNQEMISASGFQRDHIFVLDTENEKELPRFLERFQGHQGVVINEFAALPLLGLSRELQLELTVMCTSGYPQLLPPEVRTLQMETGQPHLAAALELIKHYIQSGSMAEETVTDGHAEKQPFKQYITISLT, encoded by the coding sequence ATGAGAAAATTTACAATGAAGGATATTGCCCGGGAAGCCGGGGTGTCGGTTGCTACAGTTAGTTATATCCTCAATAAAGCCCCGGGGCAAAGTATATCAGAAGAAACGAGGCAGCGGGTGCAGGAAATTGCTTCGCGGCTTCATTATGTTCCCAGCCTTACAGCCAGGTCGCTGGTGAAAGGTAAATCAGGCATGCTCGCTCTGCTCTACAGCCGCAGCGACAATGACAGCCAGTGGAAACAGTTATATTATGGAGCGCTATGCGAGCGGATGGAAGCCCTGTGCAAGGCAGAAGGATATCATTTGCTCGTGATGGGTGTAGACGCCGATCAGCCGAAGCTTGATATTATCCAGCAGCGTGAGATTGACGGCGTGCTGCTGGTCGATGTGAAAAAAGAGGTCTTTCCAGACATCTCGGTTCACTTTCATCGCGGTGTCCCCGTCGTTCTGCTTGACAGCATCATCGAGGACCCTTTGTTCCACAAGGTGGTTCTGGATTATCCCGCTGCCTTTCAGCGGTGGAGAGAGCAGGTCGGAGAGGCAGCAGGAGGTGGCTTCCTGATTATGGGTACACGGGTGAATGAAGAGCTGAACCAGGAGATGATTTCTGCTTCTGGCTTTCAGCGAGATCATATTTTTGTGCTGGATACCGAGAATGAGAAGGAGCTGCCACGCTTTCTGGAGCGGTTTCAAGGTCATCAAGGCGTCGTAATCAACGAATTTGCGGCACTGCCTCTGCTGGGCTTGAGCCGGGAGCTGCAATTGGAGCTAACGGTTATGTGCACAAGCGGCTATCCACAGCTGCTTCCGCCTGAAGTGAGGACCCTGCAGATGGAGACGGGTCAGCCTCATCTTGCGGCTGCTCTGGAACTGATCAAGCATTACATCCAGAGCGGGAGTATGGCGGAGGAGACGGTCACGGACGGACACGCGGAAAAGCAGCCCTTCAAGCAATATATAACGATTTCTTTGACTTAA
- a CDS encoding alpha/beta hydrolase: MSKAAFLDHRLEIIPDFESSVLGHSRSIRVYLPPSYCEEEELRYPVLYMHDGQGLFDPNPMSGTSWHMHETTDRLIAEGRLQEILIVGIDNRGEARSHEYSFPLQGGRIPGASDIHCEGERYEQFLIQELKPFIDARYRTLSDRDNTALMGSSMGGLVTYHLGFRNPDVFSKLGILSPYFYRLELNTLEETRFYIRYEHRPNVNIWMDIGGIEDNILVRHVRSVADELVELGFQQDHDLVYREWPYAAHTEQDWAERVHLPLLYLFGTPACESEGEPPWARTGLPKRDKRYSHDARERVQVELSIKVPPGTPAKDMIWIGKLAVPRISAGVFGGTFKLPKGMGVRFRIHTDLGYHEAGPAGEELPFRRITWDHDMRLECSVKGWRP, translated from the coding sequence ATGAGCAAAGCAGCATTTTTGGATCATCGGCTGGAGATTATTCCTGACTTTGAATCGTCTGTCCTGGGACATTCGCGGAGCATCCGCGTGTATCTACCCCCAAGCTATTGCGAAGAGGAGGAACTTCGGTATCCGGTGCTATATATGCATGACGGACAGGGCTTGTTCGATCCCAATCCGATGTCCGGCACTTCCTGGCACATGCATGAAACGACAGACCGCCTTATTGCCGAGGGGCGGCTGCAGGAAATTCTGATCGTCGGGATCGATAACCGGGGAGAGGCCCGGAGTCACGAATACAGCTTTCCGCTGCAGGGCGGAAGGATTCCGGGGGCCTCGGATATTCACTGTGAGGGCGAGCGCTACGAGCAGTTCCTGATTCAGGAGCTGAAGCCTTTTATAGACGCCAGGTATCGCACGCTTTCGGACAGAGACAATACCGCGCTCATGGGCTCTTCTATGGGAGGGCTGGTCACCTACCATCTGGGCTTTCGCAATCCGGATGTATTTTCCAAGCTGGGCATTCTATCACCGTATTTTTACCGCCTGGAGCTGAATACGCTGGAGGAGACGCGCTTCTACATTCGCTATGAGCACCGGCCAAACGTGAACATATGGATGGATATCGGAGGCATTGAGGATAACATTCTGGTTCGGCATGTACGTTCCGTCGCTGATGAGCTGGTGGAGCTCGGGTTTCAGCAGGATCACGATCTGGTGTACCGGGAGTGGCCGTATGCCGCCCATACAGAGCAGGATTGGGCTGAGCGGGTGCATTTGCCGTTGCTTTATCTATTTGGTACGCCGGCTTGTGAGAGTGAGGGTGAGCCTCCATGGGCTCGTACGGGCCTGCCAAAGCGGGATAAACGATACAGCCATGACGCCCGGGAGCGGGTGCAGGTTGAACTGTCGATTAAGGTTCCGCCAGGAACGCCGGCGAAGGATATGATATGGATCGGGAAGCTGGCGGTTCCCCGAATCTCGGCCGGCGTATTCGGCGGCACATTCAAGCTGCCCAAGGGTATGGGAGTCCGCTTCCGGATTCACACCGATCTGGGGTATCATGAAGCAGGACCTGCAGGAGAAGAGCTGCCCTTCCGCCGTATTACATGGGACCATGATATGAGGCTGGAATGCAGCGTGAAAGGATGGCGTCCGTAG
- a CDS encoding alpha/beta hydrolase, whose protein sequence is MPIITLKDMYSSSLHNSRDIFVYLPPSYEKEDDRHYPVLYVHDGQHMFAGDERGDSWDLHLTAEELISQGVMEEIIIVAVSSVTHQRVSEYFHDNPGVKDIFHAECKGEAYEEFLISEVMPRIDRDFRTRTGPEHTALLGSSAGALVSYHIGFHRPDSFGKIGLMSPFLVHTLVNEQGEAGGKPPVSQMNMYRRYEEKPPVSVWLDIGGVEGTFMVSQVRQFADELIELGFQPGKDLMFLVDEAAAHTQSAWRQRAACPLLYFFGDLGQPVSLELPGRKEIVLEEKGFHLHPKAQYTSGFQMTLLHARYQAEPPEMLEVKSDGAVIPLQQGAAQVRIHYGGIAESFSVEIAAGHTELVEVEVTVTVPHSTIRDDSIHCGFEIPRAGEGLYYGRYLLPRDLYFQVKISKGFGVHEKADSYREFNTCEPRRLHFQVEEWEHEQSSIFGSSAGDYS, encoded by the coding sequence ATGCCCATCATCACGTTGAAAGACATGTACTCATCAAGCCTTCATAACAGCCGGGATATTTTTGTATATCTGCCTCCTTCTTATGAGAAGGAGGACGACCGCCATTACCCTGTCTTGTATGTCCATGACGGACAGCATATGTTTGCCGGGGATGAGCGTGGAGATTCCTGGGATCTACACCTCACGGCGGAGGAGTTGATCTCTCAAGGAGTCATGGAGGAGATCATCATCGTTGCGGTATCCTCAGTGACCCATCAGCGTGTGTCGGAGTATTTTCATGATAACCCGGGCGTCAAGGACATCTTCCATGCTGAGTGCAAGGGAGAGGCCTATGAGGAGTTTCTGATCTCTGAAGTCATGCCGCGGATCGACCGGGATTTCCGCACACGCACGGGACCGGAGCATACCGCCCTGCTGGGGTCTTCCGCAGGAGCGCTCGTCTCTTATCACATTGGCTTTCACCGGCCGGATTCATTCGGAAAGATCGGACTGATGTCTCCGTTTCTCGTGCACACCCTCGTAAATGAACAGGGAGAGGCTGGCGGGAAGCCCCCTGTCAGCCAAATGAATATGTATCGCCGATATGAGGAGAAGCCGCCGGTGTCGGTCTGGCTGGATATCGGGGGAGTGGAGGGAACGTTCATGGTGAGTCAGGTTCGTCAGTTCGCTGATGAGCTGATTGAGCTTGGATTTCAGCCCGGGAAGGATCTGATGTTTCTGGTGGATGAGGCGGCGGCACACACCCAGAGTGCATGGCGGCAGCGTGCAGCTTGCCCGCTGCTCTATTTCTTTGGTGACCTGGGACAGCCGGTTTCGCTGGAGCTTCCGGGACGGAAGGAGATTGTCCTTGAGGAGAAAGGCTTTCATCTTCATCCGAAGGCACAGTATACCAGTGGATTTCAGATGACGCTGCTGCATGCGCGATACCAGGCCGAGCCGCCGGAGATGCTGGAGGTAAAGAGCGACGGGGCGGTCATCCCGCTTCAGCAGGGAGCAGCGCAGGTACGGATCCACTATGGCGGCATTGCGGAGTCCTTTTCGGTTGAGATTGCTGCTGGGCACACCGAGCTCGTCGAAGTGGAAGTGACCGTGACCGTGCCGCATTCTACTATAAGGGATGATTCCATTCACTGCGGTTTTGAAATTCCGCGAGCTGGAGAGGGGCTTTATTATGGCCGCTATTTGCTGCCGCGGGACCTTTATTTTCAGGTGAAAATTTCGAAAGGCTTTGGCGTTCATGAAAAGGCGGACAGCTACCGGGAATTCAATACGTGTGAGCCCAGGCGCCTTCATTTTCAAGTAGAGGAGTGGGAGCATGAGCAAAGCAGCATTTTTGGATCATCGGCTGGAGATTATTCCTGA
- a CDS encoding small multi-drug export protein, whose amino-acid sequence MDFFGEAWQYILVFLMGAVPWIEIAAVIPLGILAGLNPVLTGTMAFLGNLATVYGLVVFFDKIRQWRAAKKEALGKPNKKSDRAIALWNKYGLPGLSLLGPLLIGSHIAIFIAIVFGAKKHLALIWMTISLALWSLVFTLASMYGVDWFQSFRG is encoded by the coding sequence TTGGATTTTTTTGGTGAGGCTTGGCAATACATACTTGTGTTTCTTATGGGGGCGGTACCCTGGATCGAGATTGCTGCAGTAATCCCGCTCGGCATTTTAGCCGGCTTGAATCCGGTGTTGACCGGGACGATGGCTTTTCTTGGGAATTTGGCCACGGTGTATGGGTTGGTGGTGTTCTTCGACAAAATCCGGCAGTGGAGAGCGGCAAAGAAAGAGGCTCTGGGTAAGCCAAACAAGAAAAGTGATCGAGCGATTGCACTCTGGAACAAGTACGGCCTGCCGGGCTTGTCCTTGCTGGGTCCGCTGCTGATCGGCTCGCATATTGCGATATTCATCGCGATTGTGTTCGGGGCCAAGAAGCACCTGGCATTAATATGGATGACGATAAGCCTGGCGCTGTGGAGTCTTGTATTTACGCTGGCATCCATGTACGGGGTTGACTGGTTCCAGTCGTTTCGTGGATAA
- a CDS encoding FMN-dependent NADH-azoreductase, protein MSTVLFVKANDRGDAAVSVKLYEAFLESYKATHSEDEIIELDLFQEELPYLNSDMINGNYKAVHGMELTPGEQAAVAVSDKYINQFLAADKVVFGFPLWNLSIPAVLHTYMDYITQAGKTFNYTETGPVGLIPDKKVALINARGGMYSEGPAAASEMSLNYMRNMLSFFGVHNFEFIVVEGHNQMRDQAEALVADGVARAKKAAASF, encoded by the coding sequence ATGAGTACTGTATTATTTGTTAAAGCCAATGACCGCGGAGATGCAGCGGTGAGTGTGAAGCTGTACGAAGCATTTCTGGAGAGCTACAAAGCGACCCATAGCGAGGATGAGATCATCGAGCTGGACCTGTTTCAGGAAGAGCTGCCATATTTGAATTCCGACATGATCAACGGAAACTATAAAGCAGTCCATGGCATGGAGCTGACACCGGGTGAGCAGGCAGCCGTCGCTGTATCCGATAAATATATTAATCAATTTTTGGCTGCAGACAAGGTGGTCTTCGGTTTTCCGCTGTGGAACCTGAGTATTCCTGCGGTACTGCACACTTATATGGACTACATTACACAAGCGGGCAAGACCTTCAACTATACCGAGACTGGGCCGGTCGGCCTGATCCCGGACAAGAAGGTGGCATTGATCAATGCCCGTGGTGGTATGTACTCCGAGGGTCCGGCTGCGGCCAGTGAAATGTCTTTGAATTATATGCGGAACATGCTGTCCTTTTTCGGAGTTCATAACTTTGAGTTTATCGTCGTCGAAGGCCACAACCAAATGCGGGATCAGGCAGAAGCCCTGGTTGCTGATGGCGTAGCGCGTGCGAAGAAGGCAGCTGCAAGCTTCTAA
- a CDS encoding Na/Pi cotransporter family protein, whose protein sequence is MDWQEILFKFVGGLGIFLFGIKYMSDGLQKSAGDKMRGILERYTSNPILGVLVGIFVTILIQTSTGTTVMAIGLVNAGLMTMRQAIGVVMGANIGTTLTAFIVGVKIEEYALPIIAVGAFFLFFISKKSYQYIGQVIFGFGTLFLGLSTMGGGLKPLRELEAFTGFMVDLADQPILGVLVGTVFTMIVQSSSATIGILQTIADEGMVSLRGALPILFGDNIGTTITAVLASIGASVAAKRTALVHVIFNVMGTIIFTLLLVPVEKLVLWLGEDVNIRMQIAYAHGLFNFTNTLIFLPLIPVLAWLVTKSIPGKMEEIQFKAIYLDDRLLATPAMALGQAQHEIVRMGRYAHESFKDATGFFFSKDNKLAEASFQKEELVNELNRKITDYIMKIHQIGLSPGESESATGWFQTVSDLERIGDHAENVVELAEFRFSNKLDLSADAENELRTMMEVADQAVSQALTALEHHDVDAANEVLVLEGRLDELEAEYRQNHIKRLNQNLCSGGTGTIYLDLLTNLERIGDHSKNIAQFVMSK, encoded by the coding sequence TTGGATTGGCAGGAGATTTTGTTTAAATTTGTTGGAGGGCTGGGTATTTTCCTCTTCGGCATTAAATATATGTCGGATGGACTCCAAAAGTCGGCAGGCGACAAAATGCGCGGCATTCTGGAGCGGTACACCTCTAATCCGATTCTCGGCGTGCTGGTCGGTATTTTCGTCACGATCCTGATCCAGACGTCAACCGGTACGACCGTTATGGCGATCGGCCTCGTGAATGCGGGCTTGATGACGATGAGACAAGCCATCGGGGTCGTCATGGGTGCCAATATCGGTACCACGCTGACTGCCTTCATCGTCGGGGTCAAGATTGAAGAGTACGCTCTCCCGATTATCGCGGTGGGTGCTTTCTTCCTGTTCTTCATCAGCAAAAAAAGCTATCAGTATATCGGACAGGTTATTTTCGGCTTCGGTACACTGTTTCTGGGTCTTTCGACGATGGGCGGCGGACTGAAGCCCCTGCGTGAGCTGGAGGCCTTTACGGGCTTTATGGTCGATCTGGCCGATCAGCCGATCCTGGGCGTTCTGGTAGGCACCGTGTTCACGATGATTGTCCAGAGCTCCAGTGCGACCATCGGGATTTTGCAGACCATTGCAGACGAGGGTATGGTCAGCCTGCGCGGTGCGCTGCCAATTCTGTTCGGGGATAACATTGGAACGACGATTACGGCGGTGCTGGCTTCGATCGGCGCTTCGGTGGCTGCCAAACGGACAGCGCTTGTGCACGTCATTTTTAACGTGATGGGTACGATTATCTTTACGCTGCTGCTGGTTCCGGTGGAGAAGCTCGTCCTGTGGTTGGGCGAGGATGTGAACATCCGGATGCAGATTGCGTACGCGCATGGCTTGTTTAACTTTACGAATACACTGATCTTCCTGCCGTTGATTCCTGTGCTGGCGTGGCTCGTGACGAAGAGCATTCCGGGCAAGATGGAGGAAATTCAATTCAAGGCGATCTATCTGGACGACCGGTTGCTGGCAACCCCGGCAATGGCACTCGGACAAGCTCAGCACGAAATTGTGCGCATGGGACGTTATGCACATGAGTCTTTCAAGGATGCGACCGGGTTCTTCTTTAGCAAGGACAATAAATTGGCGGAGGCTTCCTTCCAGAAGGAGGAACTGGTCAATGAGCTGAACCGCAAGATTACGGACTATATTATGAAAATCCATCAGATTGGCTTGTCGCCAGGTGAATCCGAGAGCGCTACGGGATGGTTCCAGACCGTAAGTGATCTGGAGCGGATTGGCGATCATGCCGAGAATGTAGTAGAGCTTGCGGAGTTCCGGTTCAGCAACAAGCTGGATCTATCTGCGGATGCAGAGAACGAGCTTCGAACCATGATGGAGGTAGCGGATCAGGCAGTATCCCAGGCGTTGACGGCGCTGGAGCATCATGATGTAGATGCGGCGAATGAGGTACTGGTCCTGGAAGGCCGGCTGGATGAGCTGGAGGCTGAATACCGCCAGAATCATATCAAGCGCCTGAATCAGAACCTGTGCTCCGGCGGAACCGGCACGATTTATCTGGATCTCCTGACCAACCTGGAGCGGATTGGCGACCACAGCAAGAACATTGCTCAGTTTGTTATGAGTAAATAA
- a CDS encoding ABC transporter permease has protein sequence MNILQGLKMALKSIWSNKLRSTLTMLGIIIGVTAVIALVSLGQGTTKEVTEQVESLGTNLLTVSITGRGASTTLHYEEAMNLKELEGVQYLAPYNSQNASVKFGNRSVDVSVTGTNSDYALIRDYEVAQGRFLSQIDLDFYQKVAVVGYSTAQELFGFNSPVGEFILINGTRYKVVGVLAEKGSTAQGSMDDVVILPLTAAERLASSKGVPAIFIQASSPDTIDSVSESVEQEIAKQFRGDPSSFRIFNQQDTLDTMSSITDTLTVTLAGIAAISLLVGGIGIMNIMLVSVTERTREIGIRKAIGAKRRDILVQFLIESMVLSGLGGVLGILLGFGTGQLVSSLMNIPIVYSADTVLTAFGFSVLIGVMFGVFPANKAAKLKPIEALRFN, from the coding sequence ATGAACATCCTGCAAGGGTTGAAAATGGCTTTAAAAAGCATCTGGTCCAACAAGCTCCGCTCCACGCTGACCATGCTCGGCATTATTATCGGGGTTACCGCCGTCATTGCGCTTGTCTCTTTGGGACAGGGCACCACCAAAGAAGTGACAGAGCAGGTAGAAAGCCTCGGAACAAATCTGTTAACGGTCAGCATTACCGGACGCGGGGCGTCAACGACGCTGCATTACGAGGAAGCGATGAACTTGAAAGAGCTGGAGGGGGTGCAGTATCTCGCCCCGTACAATTCACAAAATGCAAGCGTCAAGTTCGGCAATCGCTCGGTGGATGTCAGCGTCACGGGTACGAATTCAGATTATGCCCTCATCCGCGATTATGAGGTCGCTCAGGGCCGCTTCTTATCCCAGATTGACCTGGACTTTTATCAAAAGGTGGCGGTGGTGGGATACAGCACGGCTCAGGAGCTGTTCGGGTTCAACTCGCCCGTTGGCGAATTTATCCTCATAAATGGCACGCGCTACAAGGTAGTCGGGGTTCTAGCCGAGAAGGGCAGCACAGCCCAGGGATCAATGGATGATGTGGTCATCCTGCCTTTGACCGCGGCAGAGCGTCTGGCCAGCTCCAAAGGGGTCCCGGCGATTTTTATTCAAGCAAGCTCTCCGGACACCATTGATTCTGTCTCCGAAAGCGTGGAGCAGGAAATCGCAAAGCAGTTCCGGGGGGATCCCAGCAGCTTCCGCATCTTCAATCAGCAGGATACGCTGGACACGATGAGCTCCATTACGGATACCTTGACGGTGACGCTGGCAGGAATTGCGGCGATTTCACTGCTGGTTGGAGGCATTGGGATTATGAATATTATGCTGGTGTCGGTCACTGAGCGGACCCGGGAGATCGGGATTCGCAAAGCGATCGGAGCGAAGCGCCGCGATATTCTGGTACAGTTTCTGATTGAATCAATGGTGCTGAGCGGCCTTGGCGGCGTACTTGGCATCCTGCTGGGCTTCGGAACCGGACAATTGGTCTCAAGTCTCATGAATATACCGATTGTGTACAGCGCAGATACGGTCCTGACTGCGTTCGGCTTCTCCGTGCTGATTGGTGTCATGTTCGGGGTGTTCCCGGCCAATAAGGCGGCCAAGCTGAAGCCGATTGAAGCTCTGCGATTTAATTAA